Proteins encoded within one genomic window of Apis mellifera strain DH4 linkage group LG1, Amel_HAv3.1, whole genome shotgun sequence:
- the LOC413303 gene encoding vascular endothelial growth factor receptor 1 isoform X2 produces the protein MIHVSRIVNAIIVILALNRGSIAQLSVDETEKAAELLINEGDSLEITCTGFESIFFVYPEDEPNIITSTPFKEENLEDDIFKFVFKRNETVHGDTGLYGCPDNILQVTSHPNFQTTESLVFVYVQSNRSMFVQTDNFRSLTVAVGETALIPCRPTSPNFTVELFLSDMVVNKTNFHPRIGFTLTNITLKDGGYYTCVIQADVRHEINYYLLVIRKHELNEPKIAEDNLRHVTRGQILRVNCTTIVETDMNYVLNWSTPHMNTRIRTVDYSEKTGPIKKAIVEMIIEDVRYEDEGFYECVIKSFHDSRKTKVFIKVHDPENKFINLTAQDAIRHYQRHEGGEIQWVVHVHAYPEPILKWLNTKGEEIIGNWEAPKKTKYAIKTESTNTILRINHLNIEDMGEYSLQATNQDKFDMLNFTLDVLVKPVPMLKVEPYYSPNQTVEISCDVATFPSPIITWSFIKYPYYPSYENATTIRLTNTKESGMNTRFHSIVKMTIEMSGHLTCSACNIIGCESQTETILVSDGRGGFGIIELKDPVVEGDDLELICAASIYNYTSNFEWKYENGTFIVQNDRLTIEQAKTRFTYRSILKIKNVTKADSMKYTCSNKEEMDFFLQVHGAVKPFMKETNLNGSEITIDINTHDSHNSLILQCFVGGMPKPIVTWYKNDEVIKIGDQFTYTHNQQELHINYLRDIDSGIYLCKGENRLGVIKAHGNIIVKGKEVPKELIILIVILSITVIILVVYFTIKIRREKIMRKELMEAGLMHFEEGAVECLNPELTVDDQAELLPYDKKWEFPREKLKLGKQLGSGAFGVVMKAEAEGICENEPVTTVAVKMVRRTTVPTCVRALASELKIMVHLGKHLNVVNLLGACTKNISKRELLVIVEYCRFGNLHNYLLRHRTDFINQIDPTTGKFDPSIGQDLLTRSVSVSSNNSLSDNSATESTNYQTSAMDSQGISMSPDGGIQSNNSSQGWRFNYRGDYKDHNLKPICTQDLLSWAFQVARGMEYLSQRKVLHGDLAARNILLAENNVVKICDFGLAKTMYKDNNYKKKGGGLLPIKWMAIESIRDRIFSTQSDIWSFGIVLWEFFTLAETPYPGMEAEKQYQKLIEGYRLEQPEYATSEIYNIMYQCWMAKPSLRPSFTQLVKNIGDLLEESVKTHYISLNDPYMDMNTTMLEGGRNDYLTMLSSPDHTTLSSPTHDYSNLPSSNLTDSTYLCMSPNSQGYQSEIFSPRPNQESTCFEFPSPTSDSEDAVEISPMLKKQEEEDPYLKPINVHARRAEFVRQREAMKNQTIDRPINRDFGYCNTPQNGQLINLNEKNKNDSKNSDDNEKLNNGNTISEKDFIPTIIRTQDNYVNMPKQKSDLRLEMPAGFSNPSYVVMVNRETDQMKV, from the exons gTTCAATAGCTCAATTGAGCGTAGATGAAACAGAAAAAGCTGCAGAGCTTCTCATAAATGAAGGTGATAGTTTGGAGATCACATGCACCGGttttgaaagtattttttttgtctATCCTGAAGATGAACCCAAT atCATCACCTCTACGCcctttaaagaagaaaatctcgAAGATGACATATTCAAATTCGTgtttaaacgaaacgaaactgtTCATGGGGATACAGGATTGTATGGTTGCCCCGATAATATTTTGCAAGTTACCTCACACCCTAATTTTCAAACAACTGAAAGCTTGGTATTTGTTTATGTTCAAT cGAACAGAAGCATGTTTGTGCAAACAGATAATTTTCGTTCATTAACTGTAGCAGTCGGTGAAACTGCTTTAATACCTTGTAGACCAACATCGCCCAATTTCACAGTTGAACTTTTCCTTAGTGATATG gttgtgaataaaacaaatttccatCCAAGGATTGGTTTCACTTTGACAAACATCACACTGAAAGATGGTGGTTATTATACATGTGTCATACAAGCAGATGTACGccacgaaataaattattacttactTGTGATTC GGAAACATGAATTGAACGAACCAAAAATTGCGGAGGATAATTTACGTCATGTAACAAGAGGTCAAATTCTACGTGTAAATTGCACAACAATCGTTGAAACAGATAtgaattatgttttaaattggAGTACACCGCATAtg AATACTAGAATAAGGACTGTTGATTACAGTGAAAAAACAGGTCCAATTAAAAAAGCGATTGTCGAAATGATTATAGAGGATGTAAGATACGAAGATGAAGGCTTCTACGAATGtgttataaaatcttttcatgATTCTAGAAAAACAAAAGTCTTTATCAAAGTTCATG atccagaaaacaaatttatcaatctaaCAGCACAGGATGCTATCAGACATTATCAACGTCATGAAGGTGGTGAAATACAATGGGTTGTACATGTACATGCTTATCCAGAACCTATTCTTAAatg gcTAAATacaaaaggagaagaaatcaTAGGTAATTGGGAAGCTccaaaaaaaacgaaatatgcGATAAAAACGGAATCtactaatacaattttaagaataaaccATTTAAATATCGAGGACATGGGAGAATATTCTCTTCAAGCTACTAATCAAGATAAATTCGATATGTTGAATTTTACGTTAGATGTATtag TAAAACCAGTACCAATGTTGAAAGTAGAGCCTTATTATAGTCCTAATCAGACAGTGGAAATATCTTGTGATGTGGCAACATTTCCATCACCGATTATAACGTGGAGTTTTATTAAGTACCCTTATTATCCTTCTTATGAAAATGCGACCACTATAAGATTAACA aacacAAAAGAAAGCGGAATGAACACCAGATTTCATTCAATTGTAAAGATGACTATTGAAATGAGTGGCCATCTTACCTGTAGCGCGTGCAACATTATTGGATGCGAATCTCAAACTGAAACTATTTTGGTTTccg ATGGAAGAGGTGGTTTTGGTATAATCGAGCTAAAGGATCCAGTAGTCGAAGGGGatgatttagaattaatttgtgCTGCCTCCATTTATAATTACACGAGCAATTTCGAATGGAAATACGAAAACGGTACTTTTATTGTGCAAAATG ATAGATTGACGATCGAACAAGCTAAGACTCGATTTACTTATCGTTCGatcttaaagataaaaaatgtaacaaaagCAGATTCGATGAAGTATACATGTagcaataaagaagaaatggatttctttcttcaagtTCACg ggGCAGTGAAACCTTTTATGAAGGAAACCAATCTAAACGGAAGTGAAATTACGATTGACATTAATACACATGATTCACATAATTCGTTAATACTACAGTGTTTTGTAGGTGGAATGCCTAAACCAATAGTTACATGGTACAAA aatgatgaagtaataaaaattggtgATCAATTCACATATACCCATAATCAACAAGAATTgcatattaattatctaaggGATATTGACAGTGGAATATACTTATGCAAAGGCGAGAATCGTTTAGGAGTAATTAAAGCACACGgaaatataatagttaaag gAAAAGAGGTtccaaaagaattaataatattgattgtcATCTTATCGATCACAGTAATAATTCTGGTGGTCTATTTTACAATCAAGATTCGCCGTGAAAag atcatgagaaaagaattaatggaAGCAGGATTAATGCATTTTGAAGAAGGAGCAGTGGAATGTTTGAATCCAGAATTAACAGTGGATGATCAAGCAGAATTACTTCCTTATGATAAGAAATGGGAATTtccaagagaaaaattaaagttag ggAAACAATTAGGAAGCGGAGCTTTTGGAGTTGTCATGAAAGCGGAAGCAGAGGGAATTTGCGAGAATGAACCAGTTACCACAGTAGCAGTAAAAATGGTTCGTCGAACAACAGTTCCGACTTGTGTTCGTGCACTTGCTAGCGAGCTGAAAATTATGGTGCACCTTGGTAAACACTTGAATGTAGTCAATCTTCTTGGTGCttgtacgaaaaatatttccaaac gtGAATTATTAGTAATTGTAGAATATTGCCGATTTGGAAATttacacaattatttattacgacATAGGACTGattttatcaatcaaataGATCCAACAACTGGTAAATTTGATCCCAGTATCGGGCAAGATCTTTTAACCAGATCCGTTAGTGTTAGCAGTAATAATAG TCTTAGTGATAATTCTGCCACCGAGTCGACGAATTATCAAACTTCTGCAATGGATTCTCAAGGAATTAGTATGTCACCGGATGGCGGTATTCAAAGTAATAATTCGTCCCAAGGATGGAGATTTAATTATCGGGGTGATTATAAGGATCATAATTTGAAACCGATTTGTACGCAAGATTTATTATCTTGGGCTTTTCAAGTAGCACGTGGAATGGAATATCTTAGTCAAAGAaag gtaTTACACGGTGATTTAGctgcaagaaatattttattggccGAAAATAATGTCGTAAAAATCTGTGATTTTGGTTTAGCAAAAACCATGtacaaagataataattataaaaaaaaaggaggtgGTCTATTACCTATAAAATGGATGGCTATTGAGTCGATTAgggatcgaattttttcaacaCAATCAGATATTTGGTCATTTGGTATAGTTTTATGGGAATTCTTTACATTAGCTGAAACACCTTATCCAGGAATGGAAGCTGAAAAACAATACCAGAAACTAATTGAAGGATATAGATTGGAACAACCTGAATATGCTACTTCCGAAAT atATAACATAATGTATCAATGTTGGATGGCTAAGCCTAGTTTACGTCCGAGTTTCACGCAATTAGTTAAGAATATTGGTGATCTATTAGAAGAAAGCGTAAAAACG CATTATATCAGTTTAAATGATCCCTATATGGATATGAACACAACGATGTTAGAAGGTGGgcgaaatgattatttaacaatGCTTTCTTCACCTGATCATACAACACTTTCCTCGCCCACTcatgattattcaaatttgcCTTCTTCAAATTTAACCGATTCAACGTACCTATGTATGAGTCCTAATAGTCAGGGATATCAATCAGAAATATTCAGTCCTAGACCAAATCAAGAAAGTACTTGTTTTGAATTTCCATCGCCTACTTCTGACTCAGAGGACGCAGTAGAAATATCACCAATGTTAAAAAAACAAGAGGAAGAAGATCCTTACTTAAAACCTATCAATGTACATGCACGACGAGCAGAATTCGTTCGACAACGAGAGgcaatgaaaaatcaaacaatAGATCGACCAATCAATAGGGATTTTGGATATTGCAATACTCCACAAAATggtcaattaataaatctgaatgaaaagaataagaatgattcaaaaaattctgatgacaatgaaaaattaaataatggaaatacaaTATCGGAGAAAGATTTTATACCTACTATCATTAGGACACAAGATAATTACGTAAACATGCCTAAACAGAAGAGTGATTTAAGGTTAGAAATGCCAGCTGGTTTTAGCAATCCTAGTTATGTGGTGATGGTTAATCGTGAAACAGATCAAATGAAAGTTTAA
- the LOC413303 gene encoding vascular endothelial growth factor receptor 1 isoform X3: protein MVARSIAQLSVDETEKAAELLINEGDSLEITCTGFESIFFVYPEDEPNIITSTPFKEENLEDDIFKFVFKRNETVHGDTGLYGCPDNILQVTSHPNFQTTESLVFVYVQSNRSMFVQTDNFRSLTVAVGETALIPCRPTSPNFTVELFLSDMVVNKTNFHPRIGFTLTNITLKDGGYYTCVIQADVRHEINYYLLVIRKHELNEPKIAEDNLRHVTRGQILRVNCTTIVETDMNYVLNWSTPHMNTRIRTVDYSEKTGPIKKAIVEMIIEDVRYEDEGFYECVIKSFHDSRKTKVFIKVHDPENKFINLTAQDAIRHYQRHEGGEIQWVVHVHAYPEPILKWLNTKGEEIIGNWEAPKKTKYAIKTESTNTILRINHLNIEDMGEYSLQATNQDKFDMLNFTLDVLVKPVPMLKVEPYYSPNQTVEISCDVATFPSPIITWSFIKYPYYPSYENATTIRLTNTKESGMNTRFHSIVKMTIEMSGHLTCSACNIIGCESQTETILVSDGRGGFGIIELKDPVVEGDDLELICAASIYNYTSNFEWKYENGTFIVQNDRLTIEQAKTRFTYRSILKIKNVTKADSMKYTCSNKEEMDFFLQVHGAVKPFMKETNLNGSEITIDINTHDSHNSLILQCFVGGMPKPIVTWYKNDEVIKIGDQFTYTHNQQELHINYLRDIDSGIYLCKGENRLGVIKAHGNIIVKGKEVPKELIILIVILSITVIILVVYFTIKIRREKIMRKELMEAGLMHFEEGAVECLNPELTVDDQAELLPYDKKWEFPREKLKLGKQLGSGAFGVVMKAEAEGICENEPVTTVAVKMVRRTTVPTCVRALASELKIMVHLGKHLNVVNLLGACTKNISKRELLVIVEYCRFGNLHNYLLRHRTDFINQIDPTTGKFDPSIGQDLLTRSVSVSSNNRIKYVALSFSRSLSDNSATESTNYQTSAMDSQGISMSPDGGIQSNNSSQGWRFNYRGDYKDHNLKPICTQDLLSWAFQVARGMEYLSQRKVLHGDLAARNILLAENNVVKICDFGLAKTMYKDNNYKKKGGGLLPIKWMAIESIRDRIFSTQSDIWSFGIVLWEFFTLAETPYPGMEAEKQYQKLIEGYRLEQPEYATSEIYNIMYQCWMAKPSLRPSFTQLVKNIGDLLEESVKTHYISLNDPYMDMNTTMLEGGRNDYLTMLSSPDHTTLSSPTHDYSNLPSSNLTDSTYLCMSPNSQGYQSEIFSPRPNQESTCFEFPSPTSDSEDAVEISPMLKKQEEEDPYLKPINVHARRAEFVRQREAMKNQTIDRPINRDFGYCNTPQNGQLINLNEKNKNDSKNSDDNEKLNNGNTISEKDFIPTIIRTQDNYVNMPKQKSDLRLEMPAGFSNPSYVVMVNRETDQMKV from the exons gTTCAATAGCTCAATTGAGCGTAGATGAAACAGAAAAAGCTGCAGAGCTTCTCATAAATGAAGGTGATAGTTTGGAGATCACATGCACCGGttttgaaagtattttttttgtctATCCTGAAGATGAACCCAAT atCATCACCTCTACGCcctttaaagaagaaaatctcgAAGATGACATATTCAAATTCGTgtttaaacgaaacgaaactgtTCATGGGGATACAGGATTGTATGGTTGCCCCGATAATATTTTGCAAGTTACCTCACACCCTAATTTTCAAACAACTGAAAGCTTGGTATTTGTTTATGTTCAAT cGAACAGAAGCATGTTTGTGCAAACAGATAATTTTCGTTCATTAACTGTAGCAGTCGGTGAAACTGCTTTAATACCTTGTAGACCAACATCGCCCAATTTCACAGTTGAACTTTTCCTTAGTGATATG gttgtgaataaaacaaatttccatCCAAGGATTGGTTTCACTTTGACAAACATCACACTGAAAGATGGTGGTTATTATACATGTGTCATACAAGCAGATGTACGccacgaaataaattattacttactTGTGATTC GGAAACATGAATTGAACGAACCAAAAATTGCGGAGGATAATTTACGTCATGTAACAAGAGGTCAAATTCTACGTGTAAATTGCACAACAATCGTTGAAACAGATAtgaattatgttttaaattggAGTACACCGCATAtg AATACTAGAATAAGGACTGTTGATTACAGTGAAAAAACAGGTCCAATTAAAAAAGCGATTGTCGAAATGATTATAGAGGATGTAAGATACGAAGATGAAGGCTTCTACGAATGtgttataaaatcttttcatgATTCTAGAAAAACAAAAGTCTTTATCAAAGTTCATG atccagaaaacaaatttatcaatctaaCAGCACAGGATGCTATCAGACATTATCAACGTCATGAAGGTGGTGAAATACAATGGGTTGTACATGTACATGCTTATCCAGAACCTATTCTTAAatg gcTAAATacaaaaggagaagaaatcaTAGGTAATTGGGAAGCTccaaaaaaaacgaaatatgcGATAAAAACGGAATCtactaatacaattttaagaataaaccATTTAAATATCGAGGACATGGGAGAATATTCTCTTCAAGCTACTAATCAAGATAAATTCGATATGTTGAATTTTACGTTAGATGTATtag TAAAACCAGTACCAATGTTGAAAGTAGAGCCTTATTATAGTCCTAATCAGACAGTGGAAATATCTTGTGATGTGGCAACATTTCCATCACCGATTATAACGTGGAGTTTTATTAAGTACCCTTATTATCCTTCTTATGAAAATGCGACCACTATAAGATTAACA aacacAAAAGAAAGCGGAATGAACACCAGATTTCATTCAATTGTAAAGATGACTATTGAAATGAGTGGCCATCTTACCTGTAGCGCGTGCAACATTATTGGATGCGAATCTCAAACTGAAACTATTTTGGTTTccg ATGGAAGAGGTGGTTTTGGTATAATCGAGCTAAAGGATCCAGTAGTCGAAGGGGatgatttagaattaatttgtgCTGCCTCCATTTATAATTACACGAGCAATTTCGAATGGAAATACGAAAACGGTACTTTTATTGTGCAAAATG ATAGATTGACGATCGAACAAGCTAAGACTCGATTTACTTATCGTTCGatcttaaagataaaaaatgtaacaaaagCAGATTCGATGAAGTATACATGTagcaataaagaagaaatggatttctttcttcaagtTCACg ggGCAGTGAAACCTTTTATGAAGGAAACCAATCTAAACGGAAGTGAAATTACGATTGACATTAATACACATGATTCACATAATTCGTTAATACTACAGTGTTTTGTAGGTGGAATGCCTAAACCAATAGTTACATGGTACAAA aatgatgaagtaataaaaattggtgATCAATTCACATATACCCATAATCAACAAGAATTgcatattaattatctaaggGATATTGACAGTGGAATATACTTATGCAAAGGCGAGAATCGTTTAGGAGTAATTAAAGCACACGgaaatataatagttaaag gAAAAGAGGTtccaaaagaattaataatattgattgtcATCTTATCGATCACAGTAATAATTCTGGTGGTCTATTTTACAATCAAGATTCGCCGTGAAAag atcatgagaaaagaattaatggaAGCAGGATTAATGCATTTTGAAGAAGGAGCAGTGGAATGTTTGAATCCAGAATTAACAGTGGATGATCAAGCAGAATTACTTCCTTATGATAAGAAATGGGAATTtccaagagaaaaattaaagttag ggAAACAATTAGGAAGCGGAGCTTTTGGAGTTGTCATGAAAGCGGAAGCAGAGGGAATTTGCGAGAATGAACCAGTTACCACAGTAGCAGTAAAAATGGTTCGTCGAACAACAGTTCCGACTTGTGTTCGTGCACTTGCTAGCGAGCTGAAAATTATGGTGCACCTTGGTAAACACTTGAATGTAGTCAATCTTCTTGGTGCttgtacgaaaaatatttccaaac gtGAATTATTAGTAATTGTAGAATATTGCCGATTTGGAAATttacacaattatttattacgacATAGGACTGattttatcaatcaaataGATCCAACAACTGGTAAATTTGATCCCAGTATCGGGCAAGATCTTTTAACCAGATCCGTTAGTGTTAGCAGTAATAATAG GATAAAATACGTGGCATTGTCATTTTCTCGCAGTCTTAGTGATAATTCTGCCACCGAGTCGACGAATTATCAAACTTCTGCAATGGATTCTCAAGGAATTAGTATGTCACCGGATGGCGGTATTCAAAGTAATAATTCGTCCCAAGGATGGAGATTTAATTATCGGGGTGATTATAAGGATCATAATTTGAAACCGATTTGTACGCAAGATTTATTATCTTGGGCTTTTCAAGTAGCACGTGGAATGGAATATCTTAGTCAAAGAaag gtaTTACACGGTGATTTAGctgcaagaaatattttattggccGAAAATAATGTCGTAAAAATCTGTGATTTTGGTTTAGCAAAAACCATGtacaaagataataattataaaaaaaaaggaggtgGTCTATTACCTATAAAATGGATGGCTATTGAGTCGATTAgggatcgaattttttcaacaCAATCAGATATTTGGTCATTTGGTATAGTTTTATGGGAATTCTTTACATTAGCTGAAACACCTTATCCAGGAATGGAAGCTGAAAAACAATACCAGAAACTAATTGAAGGATATAGATTGGAACAACCTGAATATGCTACTTCCGAAAT atATAACATAATGTATCAATGTTGGATGGCTAAGCCTAGTTTACGTCCGAGTTTCACGCAATTAGTTAAGAATATTGGTGATCTATTAGAAGAAAGCGTAAAAACG CATTATATCAGTTTAAATGATCCCTATATGGATATGAACACAACGATGTTAGAAGGTGGgcgaaatgattatttaacaatGCTTTCTTCACCTGATCATACAACACTTTCCTCGCCCACTcatgattattcaaatttgcCTTCTTCAAATTTAACCGATTCAACGTACCTATGTATGAGTCCTAATAGTCAGGGATATCAATCAGAAATATTCAGTCCTAGACCAAATCAAGAAAGTACTTGTTTTGAATTTCCATCGCCTACTTCTGACTCAGAGGACGCAGTAGAAATATCACCAATGTTAAAAAAACAAGAGGAAGAAGATCCTTACTTAAAACCTATCAATGTACATGCACGACGAGCAGAATTCGTTCGACAACGAGAGgcaatgaaaaatcaaacaatAGATCGACCAATCAATAGGGATTTTGGATATTGCAATACTCCACAAAATggtcaattaataaatctgaatgaaaagaataagaatgattcaaaaaattctgatgacaatgaaaaattaaataatggaaatacaaTATCGGAGAAAGATTTTATACCTACTATCATTAGGACACAAGATAATTACGTAAACATGCCTAAACAGAAGAGTGATTTAAGGTTAGAAATGCCAGCTGGTTTTAGCAATCCTAGTTATGTGGTGATGGTTAATCGTGAAACAGATCAAATGAAAGTTTAA